In one window of Tumebacillus algifaecis DNA:
- the mtnA gene encoding S-methyl-5-thioribose-1-phosphate isomerase: MQPLRFTGRTLDVLDQTLLPEQEVWETCDTYELVAEAIEKMKVRGAPAIGATAAYGIAIGAQQGLELSKGEFLSYLEGVCERLAKTRPTAVNLFWAIKRMRGLIQTNADLDVADLTKLIIAEANLIAEEDVRLNKQMGQHGLPYIPENARILTHCNTGSLATVDYGTALGVIRAAHDAGRNVTVYADETRPYLQGARLTAFELHRDNIPVTVVTDSMAGYLMQQGMVDLVIVGADRITANGDAANKIGTYSLAVLAKHHGIPFYVAAPMSTVDYELETGASIEIEQRSADEVVFIGGKRMAPEGVSALHPAFDVTPHELITAIITDRGAVESPDEERMAKLK; the protein is encoded by the coding sequence ATGCAACCTTTGCGCTTTACGGGCCGAACGCTTGACGTTCTGGATCAAACTTTGCTCCCAGAGCAAGAAGTATGGGAGACTTGTGATACATATGAACTGGTCGCTGAAGCGATCGAAAAAATGAAGGTGCGCGGCGCCCCGGCGATCGGCGCGACGGCCGCTTATGGCATCGCGATCGGGGCACAGCAGGGCCTCGAACTCTCGAAAGGAGAGTTTCTCTCGTACCTCGAAGGCGTCTGCGAGCGGCTCGCCAAAACGCGCCCGACTGCTGTCAATCTGTTCTGGGCGATCAAGCGCATGCGCGGTCTGATTCAAACGAACGCAGACCTCGATGTGGCAGATCTCACGAAGCTGATCATCGCCGAGGCGAACTTGATCGCAGAAGAGGATGTGCGCCTGAATAAGCAGATGGGTCAGCATGGCCTGCCGTACATTCCGGAAAATGCGCGCATACTGACACACTGCAACACCGGTTCTTTGGCGACTGTCGATTACGGGACGGCGCTTGGCGTGATTCGGGCTGCGCATGATGCGGGTAGAAATGTCACCGTGTATGCGGATGAGACTCGTCCCTATTTGCAAGGGGCGCGTCTGACCGCTTTTGAACTGCATCGCGACAACATTCCGGTCACCGTCGTCACCGACTCGATGGCTGGCTACCTGATGCAGCAAGGGATGGTCGATCTTGTCATCGTCGGCGCAGACCGCATCACCGCCAACGGCGACGCGGCAAACAAGATCGGCACCTATTCACTGGCAGTTCTGGCTAAGCATCACGGGATTCCATTCTATGTAGCAGCACCGATGTCCACGGTGGACTACGAGTTGGAGACGGGTGCTAGCATTGAGATCGAGCAACGTTCGGCCGATGAGGTGGTGTTTATCGGTGGCAAGCGCATGGCTCCGGAAGGCGTTTCGGCACTGCATCCAGCTTTTGATGTGACGCCGCACGAGCTGATCACCGCGATCATCACCGATCGAGGTGCAGTCGAGAGCCCTGACGAGGAACGTATGGCCAAGCTGAAGTAA
- a CDS encoding redox-sensing transcriptional repressor Rex yields the protein MKTPKISEAVIRRLPVYLRCLQMLQEMNIRTVSSYELGQKLDMNPAQIRKDLAYFGEFGRKGIGYEVVYLVEKIRQILKLDRHVNVALVGAGHLGIALSNYNRYTEEKLMIAAIFDTDPEKIGKHVGSLTIQHIDELETAVQELDIRIGMITVPAPYAQGVADRLVQAGVKGILNFAPVSLLVPPDVHLRSTDVTTELHALAYYIQE from the coding sequence CTGAAGACGCCTAAAATTTCGGAAGCGGTCATACGACGCCTGCCGGTCTATCTTCGTTGTTTACAAATGCTGCAAGAGATGAACATTCGCACGGTCTCATCCTATGAATTGGGTCAGAAACTCGATATGAATCCTGCACAGATTCGCAAAGACCTCGCGTACTTTGGTGAGTTTGGACGCAAGGGTATCGGTTATGAAGTTGTGTACTTGGTTGAAAAGATCAGACAGATTCTCAAGCTTGACCGTCACGTAAACGTCGCATTAGTTGGTGCAGGTCATCTCGGGATCGCCCTGTCCAATTACAACCGATACACGGAAGAGAAACTAATGATCGCCGCGATCTTCGACACAGACCCAGAGAAGATCGGGAAACACGTTGGCAGCCTGACCATCCAACATATCGACGAGTTGGAGACTGCGGTGCAGGAACTGGATATTCGCATCGGCATGATCACCGTCCCGGCGCCATATGCGCAAGGGGTGGCCGACCGTCTGGTTCAAGCTGGAGTCAAGGGCATTTTGAACTTTGCGCCCGTCTCACTGTTGGTGCCGCCCGATGTCCATCTGCGCAGCACCGATGTGACGACCGAATTGCACGCGTTGGCGTATTACATCCAAGAATAG
- the mtnP gene encoding S-methyl-5'-thioadenosine phosphorylase has translation MHAEYAIIGGTGVYDPAMLQDAERHTIETPYGTAEVTLGTYAGKRVAFMPRHGYKHSVAPHKINYRANIRALKQLGVHTVLATAAVGSLKKELAPGDLVLVNDFLDMTKSRPHTFYEGAPEGVVHIDMTDAYCSRTRGHLAKVAASQNIKVVDGGVYVTTEGPRFETPAEIRLYAAWGGDVVGMTSVPEVILAKEAEMCYATVAMVTNYCTGISAHPLTHQEVVDTMKENVQKIRELFFHAIECDHGERTCACPHALAELGSL, from the coding sequence ATGCATGCTGAATACGCCATCATCGGCGGGACGGGCGTCTATGATCCCGCGATGCTACAAGACGCAGAACGACATACGATCGAGACTCCCTATGGAACGGCAGAAGTGACGCTCGGCACGTACGCAGGCAAGCGCGTCGCGTTTATGCCGCGCCACGGATACAAACACAGCGTAGCACCGCATAAGATCAACTACCGTGCCAACATCCGCGCGTTAAAGCAGCTTGGTGTACATACGGTGCTGGCGACCGCGGCGGTCGGCTCTTTGAAAAAAGAACTGGCGCCGGGCGATCTTGTCCTCGTCAACGATTTTCTTGACATGACGAAGAGCCGTCCGCATACGTTCTATGAAGGCGCGCCAGAGGGCGTCGTGCACATCGACATGACCGACGCTTACTGCAGTCGCACGCGTGGTCATCTCGCCAAGGTTGCGGCTAGCCAAAACATCAAAGTGGTGGACGGCGGCGTCTATGTGACCACCGAAGGGCCGCGTTTTGAGACTCCGGCCGAAATTCGTCTGTACGCCGCTTGGGGCGGCGACGTGGTCGGCATGACTTCGGTGCCGGAAGTCATCTTGGCCAAGGAAGCAGAGATGTGCTATGCGACCGTGGCGATGGTCACCAACTATTGCACGGGTATCTCTGCCCATCCGTTGACCCATCAGGAAGTGGTTGACACGATGAAAGAGAACGTACAGAAGATTCGCGAGCTATTTTTCCACGCGATCGAATGCGACCATGGCGAGCGCACGTGTGCCTGCCCGCACGCTCTGGCCGAACTCGGCTCGCTCTAA
- the surE gene encoding 5'/3'-nucleotidase SurE, with translation MRILISNDDGWQAEGIRVLAERLKKVGKVVVVAPDRQRSAAGHGITLHRPLFVQYHKLCEGVDAYAVSGTPADCVKIGVNEIMKDAPPDIVVSGINEGSNLGSDVIYSGTVSAAIEGAIQGIPAIAVSQCGHSHFDYTGAADFTAKLIGQVLQHGLTKDTVINVNYPAVKPDAVKGVKVATLGERRYHNDFQKHYSPRGEAYYWLGGDLKDLDVHPDSDIQAVKDDYIAVSPVHFDFTHFGLMNELKKWTLD, from the coding sequence ATGCGTATTTTGATCTCCAATGATGATGGTTGGCAAGCAGAAGGCATCCGCGTGCTCGCCGAACGATTGAAGAAAGTGGGCAAAGTGGTCGTCGTTGCCCCAGACCGCCAGCGCAGTGCAGCAGGTCACGGCATCACCTTACATAGGCCTTTGTTCGTTCAATATCATAAACTCTGTGAAGGCGTTGATGCGTACGCCGTCTCCGGCACTCCGGCCGATTGTGTGAAGATCGGCGTCAACGAAATTATGAAGGATGCTCCGCCAGATATTGTGGTATCAGGGATCAACGAAGGGAGCAACCTAGGCAGTGACGTCATCTATTCGGGCACCGTTTCTGCCGCGATCGAAGGCGCGATTCAAGGCATCCCCGCGATTGCCGTCTCGCAATGCGGTCACAGCCATTTTGACTACACGGGGGCTGCCGACTTCACCGCCAAACTGATCGGCCAGGTGCTTCAGCACGGCCTGACCAAAGATACGGTGATCAATGTCAACTATCCGGCGGTCAAACCGGACGCGGTCAAAGGTGTCAAGGTCGCCACACTTGGCGAGCGCCGCTATCATAACGATTTTCAAAAGCATTACAGCCCGCGCGGAGAAGCGTATTATTGGCTCGGAGGAGACCTCAAAGACTTGGACGTTCATCCCGACTCGGACATTCAAGCGGTCAAAGACGACTACATCGCCGTATCGCCTGTGCATTTTGACTTCACACATTTTGGCTTGATGAACGAGTTGAAAAAATGGACGCTTGACTAG
- a CDS encoding amidohydrolase, which yields MGRTLIHGAVIVTALEDASIPNGYLIIEGNRLAEVGSGEYTGTTEGFDRVIDAKGKLAMPGLINTHGHAAMTLLRGYADDLPLQTWLEDRCWPIEAKMTDEDIYWGTQLAILEMLKGGTTTFTDMYFSMDRVAEAAKESGIRACLSRGIIGFPPDGEKKLAEAISFSKEYHGQANNRITVTFGPHAPYTCPPDFMKKVVSASEELNLPIQIHLSETAREVAECVEQHGVSPIKLMEELGVFNRPTLAAHCVHLSDEDIEIMAKYDVRVAHNPDSNLKLGSGIAPVLKMLEKGLTVGLGTDGAASNNNLDMFEEMRMAAMLHKGVNQDAIAVSAFKALEMATTDGARALFLEESLGTLQAGALADVLLLDIEQPHFYPRHNMIAHLVYSAGSRDVTHVFVDGELVVEDRKVLTMDEQQIYAEVQRVCERLYAE from the coding sequence ATGGGACGCACTCTGATTCATGGCGCAGTCATCGTGACGGCGCTGGAAGACGCTTCGATTCCGAACGGTTATCTGATCATCGAAGGCAACCGTCTTGCAGAAGTTGGCAGCGGTGAATACACAGGAACGACGGAAGGTTTTGACCGCGTGATCGACGCGAAAGGGAAATTGGCGATGCCAGGTTTGATCAACACGCACGGCCATGCGGCGATGACGCTGTTGCGCGGCTATGCGGACGACCTCCCGCTGCAGACATGGCTGGAAGATCGCTGCTGGCCGATCGAAGCGAAGATGACCGACGAAGACATCTATTGGGGCACGCAATTGGCGATCCTTGAGATGTTGAAAGGTGGCACGACAACGTTTACCGACATGTACTTTTCGATGGATCGAGTGGCTGAGGCGGCAAAAGAGTCGGGCATCCGCGCTTGTCTGTCTCGCGGTATCATCGGATTCCCTCCGGATGGCGAGAAAAAGCTGGCTGAGGCGATCTCCTTTAGCAAAGAGTATCATGGCCAAGCGAACAACCGCATCACCGTCACGTTCGGACCGCACGCGCCATATACTTGTCCGCCCGATTTCATGAAAAAAGTGGTCTCGGCATCTGAGGAATTGAACCTGCCGATTCAAATTCATCTGTCCGAAACGGCGCGTGAAGTTGCGGAGTGTGTCGAACAGCACGGCGTTTCGCCGATCAAACTGATGGAAGAACTCGGCGTCTTCAACCGCCCGACTTTGGCAGCGCACTGTGTTCACCTCTCGGACGAAGACATCGAGATCATGGCAAAATACGATGTGCGCGTCGCGCACAACCCAGACTCCAACCTGAAACTCGGCTCGGGTATCGCTCCTGTGCTGAAGATGTTGGAGAAAGGGCTCACGGTCGGACTTGGCACCGACGGAGCTGCTTCCAACAACAACCTCGACATGTTTGAAGAGATGCGCATGGCAGCGATGCTGCACAAAGGCGTCAACCAAGACGCGATCGCAGTCAGCGCGTTCAAAGCGTTAGAAATGGCAACCACTGATGGTGCACGCGCCCTGTTCCTCGAAGAGTCGCTGGGCACGTTGCAAGCGGGAGCGCTGGCCGACGTACTGCTTCTCGACATCGAGCAACCGCACTTCTACCCGCGCCACAACATGATCGCCCATCTCGTCTACTCTGCAGGTTCTCGCGACGTCACACACGTCTTCGTTGATGGTGAACTCGTCGTGGAAGACCGCAAAGTCCTGACGATGGACGAGCAACAAATTTATGCTGAAGTCCAACGCGTCTGCGAAAGACTGTACGCCGAGTGA
- a CDS encoding DUF4264 family protein, whose translation MEETKLVTLGMAEFDNPSDLYYVVDFLNHTLKERGFVFGLSKGEEGLLNISVYEEYDQ comes from the coding sequence ATGGAAGAAACCAAGCTCGTCACACTTGGCATGGCGGAATTTGACAATCCGAGCGATCTTTACTATGTGGTCGATTTCCTCAATCACACACTGAAAGAACGTGGCTTCGTGTTTGGCTTGAGCAAGGGTGAAGAAGGTCTCCTCAATATTTCCGTGTACGAGGAATATGATCAATAG
- a CDS encoding ATP-dependent DNA ligase, with the protein MSLPQPFEPMALFMVDKPFDDPNCIAQIKWDGVRMLAYLDATGLRLFNRRKNERTEQYPELQDLKGQVKARSLILDGEIVALGQGSKPTFTNILKRDLATRTDKIRLLTRQIPIYFMVFDLLYADDRWLVEEPLTTRQERLFDMIQPSEQVRLVENHASAVHLYQVMQEQGMEGIVIKEKMGRYHIGARHRTWIKVKNFRTLFAVVGGVTLRGGQVNALLLGVYQEGRLIYIGKAGSGLNHEMIVALTSFVRQLPKQAQPFAHRPKLPSATAYDEIVFFPPQLVVEVQFMEWTNDMTLRAPTIQGFCERDPKTCELHG; encoded by the coding sequence ATGAGCCTGCCGCAGCCGTTTGAGCCGATGGCGCTCTTCATGGTGGACAAGCCGTTTGATGATCCGAACTGCATCGCGCAGATCAAGTGGGACGGTGTCCGCATGTTGGCCTATCTGGATGCAACAGGACTTCGCCTTTTCAATCGCCGCAAAAACGAACGGACAGAGCAGTATCCGGAACTTCAGGACTTGAAAGGGCAGGTCAAAGCGCGCTCTCTGATCCTCGATGGGGAGATCGTGGCGCTGGGGCAGGGGAGCAAGCCGACGTTTACTAACATATTAAAGCGCGACCTCGCCACCCGCACCGATAAGATTCGCCTGCTGACCCGTCAGATTCCGATCTACTTTATGGTGTTCGACTTGCTGTACGCCGATGACCGCTGGCTGGTCGAAGAGCCGCTCACGACCCGTCAAGAGCGACTCTTCGACATGATCCAGCCGTCCGAACAGGTTCGCTTGGTCGAGAACCATGCATCCGCTGTGCATCTGTATCAGGTCATGCAGGAGCAGGGGATGGAAGGCATTGTGATCAAAGAAAAAATGGGTCGCTACCACATCGGAGCGCGCCATCGGACATGGATCAAAGTGAAAAACTTCCGCACTTTATTTGCGGTTGTCGGTGGAGTCACCCTGCGTGGTGGCCAGGTCAATGCACTGCTGCTCGGTGTTTATCAGGAGGGCAGGCTGATCTACATCGGCAAAGCGGGTTCGGGGCTGAACCATGAGATGATCGTAGCCTTGACCTCCTTTGTTCGCCAACTGCCTAAACAAGCTCAGCCGTTCGCTCACAGGCCGAAATTGCCTTCTGCTACTGCTTATGACGAAATCGTCTTCTTCCCTCCACAACTGGTGGTTGAGGTGCAGTTTATGGAGTGGACGAACGATATGACGTTGCGCGCCCCGACGATTCAAGGGTTCTGTGAGCGCGATCCGAAGACGTGTGAGTTACATGGATGA
- the ku gene encoding non-homologous end joining protein Ku, with translation MWKGSISFGLVNVPVKMFAATEDKDIKFRYLHSECHTPVKNIRTCPTCEREIEWGEVVKGYEYQDGQYVVFSDEEMESFVPQKTKTIDIQSFVDLQEIDPIYFNKSYYLAPQDTGNKAYALLRQAIAETGKIAIAKLIIRSNQQLAVLRTYVDVIVMETIFYPEEVRSSSQIPSVPTDIELDEREVNMAKQLIESLVTEFDPEQYTNEYRATLLDVIQQKVEGAEVILAAEPKRDEIHDLMKALQESLNFTRGGGEAERAVAVGERQFVLSSVADDATTDAKPKRRRRKTAE, from the coding sequence ATGTGGAAAGGCTCGATCTCGTTTGGCTTGGTCAACGTCCCTGTCAAAATGTTTGCTGCGACAGAAGATAAAGACATCAAGTTTCGCTATCTCCACAGCGAATGCCACACGCCGGTGAAAAATATCCGCACTTGTCCTACCTGCGAGCGTGAAATTGAGTGGGGGGAAGTGGTCAAGGGCTATGAGTATCAGGATGGGCAGTATGTGGTGTTTTCGGACGAAGAGATGGAAAGTTTTGTGCCACAAAAGACGAAGACGATCGACATTCAAAGCTTCGTCGATCTGCAAGAGATCGATCCGATCTATTTTAATAAATCCTACTATTTAGCGCCACAAGACACTGGTAACAAAGCGTATGCGCTCTTGCGTCAAGCGATTGCCGAAACGGGCAAGATTGCCATCGCCAAGCTGATCATCCGTTCCAATCAGCAGTTGGCCGTGTTGCGAACATATGTGGATGTGATCGTGATGGAGACGATCTTCTATCCGGAGGAAGTGCGCTCATCCAGCCAGATTCCGTCCGTGCCGACCGACATCGAACTGGACGAGCGGGAAGTGAACATGGCCAAGCAGTTGATCGAAAGCCTCGTCACCGAGTTTGATCCCGAGCAGTATACGAATGAATATCGGGCGACACTGCTCGATGTGATCCAGCAAAAGGTCGAAGGTGCAGAGGTCATACTGGCTGCGGAGCCGAAACGTGATGAGATTCACGATTTGATGAAAGCGCTGCAGGAGAGTCTCAATTTCACGCGCGGCGGTGGCGAGGCGGAACGAGCTGTGGCTGTGGGGGAGAGGCAGTTTGTGCTAAGCTCAGTTGCTGATGACGCGACAACAGATGCCAAGCCCAAGCGACGCCGGCGCAAAACGGCCGAATGA
- a CDS encoding AAA family ATPase: MKRYLKELIIGVGIATITFVAFNFQQFTVPFLLLFGILLTFAFVIDRNRSATAALSHEVAKSHRIEFDEIGGQDMAKRELTEALDFLRHREKIKQLGINPLKGIILTGPPGTGKTLLAKAAATYTDSVFVSASGSEFVEMYVGVGASRVRQMFQKARAQAKKEGKDSAIIFIDEIDVIGGKRGGNQSHQEYDQTLNQLLTEMDGMQTTSSPLVLVIAATNRLDMLDPALIRPGRFDRQIKVDLPDKNGRLHILQIQTKKRPLADSVDLEKVAAEAYGFSGAQLESLCNEAAIMAMRENKEQIEQLHFRDSVDKVLLGERTGKRPRQEELERVAVHELGHAIVSESVRKRSVSHITIAPRGNALGFVRQVPESDGYLYTYDQLVDQIKIALGGTVAEELIYGNRSTGAQGDIQQATNMARTIVACGLSSLGIVDIDNLQRNVLDEEIRRIFADLYDATSELLSVYKDGIATLSVNLVRDENMSGDQFRAWMAVNEKQPLAV; this comes from the coding sequence ATGAAGCGCTACCTCAAAGAATTGATCATTGGGGTTGGGATTGCGACGATCACCTTTGTCGCTTTCAACTTCCAACAGTTCACCGTACCATTTTTGCTGCTGTTTGGCATTTTGTTGACGTTTGCGTTTGTGATCGACAGAAACCGCAGTGCGACGGCAGCGCTGTCCCATGAGGTGGCCAAGTCGCACCGCATCGAATTTGATGAGATCGGCGGTCAGGATATGGCGAAGCGCGAATTGACCGAAGCGCTCGATTTTCTGCGTCATCGTGAAAAGATCAAGCAACTGGGTATCAATCCTCTGAAAGGTATCATCTTGACCGGGCCTCCGGGAACGGGCAAAACGCTGTTGGCGAAAGCGGCCGCCACGTACACCGATTCGGTGTTTGTGTCAGCATCTGGTTCGGAATTTGTGGAGATGTACGTCGGTGTCGGGGCCTCTCGCGTGCGTCAGATGTTCCAAAAAGCGCGTGCGCAGGCGAAAAAAGAGGGCAAAGACTCGGCGATCATCTTTATCGACGAGATCGATGTCATCGGCGGCAAGCGTGGCGGCAACCAGTCGCATCAAGAGTATGACCAGACGCTCAACCAACTGCTGACCGAGATGGACGGCATGCAGACCACCTCTTCGCCGCTCGTACTGGTGATCGCAGCGACCAACCGTCTGGACATGCTCGACCCAGCGTTGATTCGTCCAGGCCGTTTCGACCGTCAGATCAAAGTCGATCTGCCAGATAAGAACGGTCGTTTGCATATCCTGCAGATTCAGACGAAAAAACGCCCGCTGGCCGATTCGGTCGATCTGGAAAAAGTCGCGGCGGAAGCGTACGGTTTCTCCGGCGCGCAGTTGGAGAGTTTGTGCAATGAAGCGGCGATCATGGCGATGCGTGAAAACAAAGAGCAGATCGAACAGCTGCACTTCCGCGACTCGGTAGACAAAGTTCTGCTCGGGGAGCGCACCGGCAAGCGTCCGCGTCAAGAAGAACTGGAGCGCGTGGCGGTGCATGAATTGGGCCACGCGATTGTAAGCGAGTCGGTGCGCAAGCGCTCCGTTTCGCATATCACGATTGCCCCGCGCGGCAACGCGCTCGGATTTGTCCGTCAAGTGCCGGAATCGGACGGCTACCTCTACACCTACGATCAACTGGTCGATCAGATCAAAATCGCGCTGGGCGGCACGGTGGCCGAAGAACTGATCTACGGCAACCGTTCTACCGGAGCGCAGGGCGACATTCAGCAAGCGACCAACATGGCGCGCACCATCGTCGCCTGTGGTCTCTCTTCGCTTGGGATCGTCGATATTGATAACCTGCAGCGAAATGTGCTCGATGAAGAGATTCGCCGCATTTTTGCCGACCTTTACGATGCGACCAGCGAATTGCTATCCGTCTACAAAGATGGCATTGCAACACTGTCGGTCAACCTCGTTCGAGATGAGAACATGTCTGGCGATCAGTTCCGCGCGTGGATGGCTGTGAACGAGAAGCAACCACTCGCAGTCTGA
- the sigH gene encoding RNA polymerase sporulation sigma factor SigH produces the protein MASAEERFTATTVQAACADDTFEEKVLRAQLGDEYAVEDILHSFHGIVRMKARSYFIAGADSEDLIQEGMIGLYKAIRDFQQERQIPFRAFAEICITRQLITAIKTAMRLKHQPLNYYLSLNRPMYEEDTDRTLMDTLPGPAICDPEYVFLVREQLKELREELAGSLSPFELKVLTLYVDHNTYKEIADEMGTTTKAVDNALCRVKRKLLTFYSNKKLTKLTS, from the coding sequence ATGGCAAGTGCAGAAGAGCGTTTCACGGCAACAACCGTTCAAGCAGCGTGTGCCGACGATACATTCGAAGAAAAAGTGCTGCGCGCACAACTTGGTGATGAATATGCTGTGGAAGATATTTTGCATAGTTTTCATGGGATTGTGCGTATGAAAGCGCGCTCTTATTTTATCGCAGGTGCAGATAGCGAAGACCTGATTCAAGAAGGCATGATTGGTTTGTATAAAGCGATTCGCGATTTTCAGCAGGAACGCCAGATTCCGTTTCGCGCCTTTGCAGAGATCTGCATCACCCGTCAATTGATCACTGCGATTAAAACAGCGATGCGGCTGAAACACCAGCCACTCAACTATTACCTGTCGCTCAACCGACCAATGTATGAAGAGGACACCGACAGAACGTTGATGGATACCTTGCCGGGCCCGGCGATCTGTGATCCGGAGTATGTGTTCCTCGTGCGCGAACAACTGAAAGAGCTGCGCGAAGAACTGGCCGGTTCTTTATCTCCGTTTGAACTGAAGGTGTTAACCTTGTATGTGGACCACAATACCTACAAGGAAATCGCCGACGAGATGGGGACGACGACCAAAGCGGTTGACAATGCGCTGTGCCGCGTCAAACGCAAATTGCTCACCTTTTATTCCAACAAAAAATTGACCAAGCTCACCTCGTAA
- a CDS encoding class II aldolase/adducin family protein, which produces MSQHTLEQYRELVDRTKGEVLRASLNMYRSGLVAAVWGNVSARVPGTDLVVITPSGVDYEMLVEEMLCVIDLNTEEVVEGSYKPSSERLLHLTVYRAREDVFGVMHTHSNYASAFSVAHKDIPPVVEDLAQVVGGPVTCSKYALPGTPDLGRNVVKALGKKGAVLLANHGVVGVGHTVDEAFRTCLIVEKGAQIHAVAKLIGNPVLLSLEDVEHLRHEYRHSYGQK; this is translated from the coding sequence ATGTCGCAGCACACATTGGAACAGTATCGCGAACTCGTAGATCGTACGAAAGGCGAAGTCCTCCGCGCTTCGCTGAACATGTACCGCTCAGGTCTGGTCGCTGCGGTTTGGGGCAACGTCTCCGCACGCGTGCCGGGCACCGATCTGGTGGTGATCACACCAAGCGGTGTGGATTACGAGATGTTGGTCGAAGAGATGCTCTGCGTGATCGATCTAAATACAGAAGAAGTGGTGGAGGGGAGCTACAAGCCCTCATCGGAGCGGCTGTTGCATCTGACCGTCTACCGCGCGCGCGAAGACGTATTTGGCGTCATGCATACGCACAGCAACTATGCGAGTGCGTTTTCGGTCGCACACAAAGACATCCCACCGGTGGTCGAAGATCTGGCCCAAGTGGTTGGCGGGCCTGTGACCTGCTCGAAGTACGCACTGCCTGGCACCCCGGATCTGGGGAGAAATGTCGTCAAGGCGCTTGGCAAGAAAGGCGCCGTGTTGCTGGCAAATCACGGGGTCGTGGGAGTCGGGCACACGGTCGATGAAGCGTTCCGCACCTGTTTGATCGTGGAAAAAGGCGCACAGATTCATGCTGTCGCGAAGCTGATCGGCAATCCGGTCTTGTTGTCGCTCGAGGATGTCGAGCATCTGCGGCATGAGTACCGACACAGCTACGGACAAAAATAA
- the ligD gene encoding non-homologous end-joining DNA ligase: MKTNVLMAEYPVTVSNLDKVLWPEQGITKAEYIHYMIVMSRVMLRHYENRLLTVIRYPHGIHEKSFYQKNVPSGAPDWIQTYPVWSDDSQREIAYMLANNTSSLIWLANQAAMELHLSYSLIDKLEEPTNIAFDLDPTVKIADRHSFRKACQVALLLKEVLDDLGLQSYPKTSGATGLQVFVPIAKGYTFADTRQITHFLGNYLVQKAPDLVTIERLTKDRGDKVYFDYLQHHQSKTLSGPYTPRAVPSGAVSAPLAWEEIKEGVEPHMFTLRTMPKRIEMYGDLFEPMSRPGVDIKEIIHFIKNHPKG, from the coding sequence ATGAAGACGAATGTGCTGATGGCCGAATACCCGGTGACGGTCAGCAATCTGGACAAGGTGCTATGGCCGGAGCAGGGGATTACGAAAGCGGAATACATCCACTACATGATCGTGATGAGCAGGGTCATGTTGCGGCATTATGAAAATCGTTTATTGACCGTCATTCGCTACCCACACGGCATTCATGAGAAATCGTTTTATCAAAAAAACGTCCCAAGCGGCGCACCAGATTGGATTCAAACCTATCCAGTCTGGTCGGATGACTCGCAGCGGGAAATTGCGTACATGCTCGCGAACAACACGTCGAGCTTGATCTGGCTCGCCAATCAGGCGGCGATGGAACTGCATCTGTCCTACTCGTTGATCGACAAGTTAGAAGAGCCGACCAACATCGCGTTCGATCTCGACCCGACCGTGAAAATAGCAGATCGCCACAGTTTTCGCAAAGCGTGCCAAGTGGCGCTCCTGTTAAAAGAAGTCCTCGACGATCTCGGGTTGCAAAGCTATCCGAAAACGTCAGGTGCGACCGGGTTGCAAGTGTTTGTGCCGATCGCGAAAGGGTACACTTTTGCTGATACGAGACAGATCACACACTTCCTCGGCAACTATTTGGTACAAAAAGCGCCCGACCTCGTCACGATCGAGCGTCTGACCAAAGACCGCGGCGACAAAGTCTATTTTGACTATCTTCAGCATCATCAGAGCAAAACGCTCTCGGGGCCCTATACGCCGCGCGCTGTGCCATCGGGGGCGGTGTCCGCTCCGCTGGCTTGGGAGGAGATCAAAGAGGGAGTGGAGCCGCACATGTTCACGCTGCGCACGATGCCGAAACGGATCGAGATGTATGGCGATCTGTTTGAACCGATGAGCCGACCTGGTGTTGACATCAAAGAGATCATTCATTTTATTAAGAACCACCCGAAAGGATAA